The uncultured Bacteroides sp. DNA segment ATTACAATTACATCTACAGGCAAGAAACCTATTATTAAAGAATTCACGTTAAAAGCAGGTGAAAAGATTTTTGATTTTGGAACACTATATACTTCCGAAGCGACGAATGAGTTGAAGGGCATAGAAGTGATTGCGCAAAAACCACTTGTGAAAGTTGACATTGATAAGATAGAATATAATATTCAGGATGATCCCGATTCGAAGACCAACTCGGTGTTAGAAATGCTGCGGAAAGTACCTCTGGTGACGGTGGATGGCGAGGATAATATAAAGGTAAACGGGAGTAGCAGTTTTAAAGTGCATGTGAACGGGAAGCCTAACAATATGATGAGTAACAACCCGAAAGAGGTGCTGAAGAGTATGCCGGCAAATTCAATTAAATACATTGAAGTAATCACTAATCCCGGAGCAAAGTATGATGCCGAAGGAGTCGGTGGGATTTTGAATATTGTCACTGTAGGTACCGGCTTTGAAGGTTATACCGTTACAATAAGTGGGAATGCAGGCAATACAGGAGCGGGTGGAAGTGTTTATGGGACTGTGAAGAAGAACAAACTCACAGTAACGGGCAATTATAGCTATAGTTTGAATGATTATCCCGCAAGCTATTCGAATACGCAACGTGATGATTATTCAGCAAAAACTAAGCTCAACTCAAGTAGTAAGAATTCAAATGACGGCTCTTTTCAAAATGGGAATCTGGAAGCTAGTTATGAGATAGATACGCTCCGGCTGATTACTCTTTCATTTGGAATGTATGGTGGTGGGAATGACGGAACAGGTGGCGGGCTGACCGAATTAACGGGTGCTACAAACAGTTCAATTTATGATTATAATATGAATAGTAAATATGACAACTCTTGGTACTCTATTCGCGGCAACATCGATTATCAACGTCTGTTTAAGGTGAAAGACCGTATGCTTACGTTTTCTTATAAGATCGACACGGAACCTGAGATCTCTGATTCTCATTCTCGATATACCGATCGTCATATTCCTGATGAATACTTGCAACTATTAAACCTGCACGATCAGCGTACGGATGGTAAAACGAATACTACGGAACATACTTTTCAAATAGATTATACCACACCTGTGGGCAAATTACATACCATTGAATCCGGAGCAAAGTACATCATTCGTAATAACACGAGTGACAATAAGTTCTATTTGGCTGATAGCGGTAGTGATGATTATTCTTATAACGAAAGCAGAAGTAGTAAGTATGAGCATCTGAACAATATTCTTGCAGCTTATGCCGGTTACACCTTTAAGTATAAGAACTTTTCGGCAAAAACCGGAGTAAGGTATGAACATACGCTACAAGATGTGAGTTATTTGGTGGGTACCGGAAAAGATTTTAAGGTGAACTTTGATGATGTAGTACCGTCGGCTAGTGTAGGATTGAAGATCGGTCAGACACAGAATATTCGTGCAGGATATAATATGCGTATATGGAGGCCCAGTATCTATTTTCTGAACCCTTATGTAGACAAAAGTAATCCTACAAGTATTAGTTATGGTAACCCGGAACTACAGAGCGAGAAGAGTCATTCGTTCAATCTGAGTTATAGTAGCTTCACGGCTAAATTTAATTTGAACTTGACGTTGAGGCATTCTTTCAATAATAATGGTATTGAGAGTTATAGTTTCTTAGAGAATGGTATACTGAACTCTACGTATAAGAATATAGGGAAAAGCAAGAACACCGGAATAAGCTTATACGCTAACTGGAATGCTTCTTCTATGACTCGGATCTATATGAATGCCAGCGGAGGGTACAGTGATTACCGCAGTCCGGCGCAAGGGTTAAAAAATTATGGTTGGGATGGCTTTGCGTATGGTGGCATTCAGCAGACTTTTCCTCTGGATATACGTGTCAGTCTCAATTTGATGGGTGCAACTCCTCGTACAACATTACAAGGGAGCGGCAGCGGCTTTTATGATTATGGATTGAGCGTCAATAAGTCTTTTCTCGATAAACGGCTTACTGTAAGTGCTTTTGCTAATAATTTCTTGAAGAAATACCTCTCCAACACTTCTCGTATAGAGAGTGAAACATTTCTTCAGAGGAGTGAATCCAGATATTCGCGGCAGCGTCTTGGAGTCAGTGTGAGCTATCGAATTGGTGAATTGACGGCAAGCGTCAAGAAGGCGGCTCGAAGTATCAATAACGACGATGTGAAAAGTGGAGAAGGCGGCGGAGAGGGAGGCACTACAAAATAAGTTAAAAACCTTTTCTTTTTTGCCTGAAAGCTTGACTTTCGTTGTTGAAAGTAGTATTTTTGTAAGTGTAATCATAAAGTATATTCAATTTATAGTGCACAAAAAGAGGGAAGTTATTGCTTCCCTCTTTTTGTGCACTATATCGGCTATTTTGGTCAACTGAACGTCATTTTTGCCCAAACTGAACCGTTCACTTTACATAAAAGACGGTTGCACTTTGCCCGAAAGACAGTTTCTCTTGACTAAGATGCCTATATGTTCTCGGAATATCTCCTTATGAAAAGAAGTTTTCTCTTAATGTTATCCTGAAAACTTCTTTTCCCTTCTCAACTATACCTTCTACCGTTAATAATTTGTAAACTTGCTCTTGACAAGAATGAGCTCATTTCACTCATTTTTACTAAAAATGCTTAGTACACCTTGCCGCTTTTTGCAAAGGCTATAAGGTCGATTCCTTGACGCTTTTGATAAGCCTCGGCTTTAAAATAGCCGTCCACAAGTCATAACCCTTTTGATTCATGTGGAGGTTATCTTCTTTGAAGATGTTCTTACGTAGTACTCCGTTTTCATCATACATACATGAGGAAACATCTACATAGTCCACTCCTGAAGTTTGCGATGCATATTCTTTGAGCAATACATTAATGATTTTTTGTTTAGCTAACATCTGCGTTCTTGCATAGGAGGGCTTGAATGAAAGCATGTAAATGGGAACTGATGGATAATCTCTTTGCAAGCGAGCTATAAATATACGAATGAAATCGTATGTATCTCCTATGCTGAGATCTTCCTGTGAACCGTTCAAGTCATTTTCCACATAGAGCACGATGGTGCGAGGATGGAAGCCACGAGCAATGATGTCATAATAGTAAAGCATGTCGCGAATGGCTGCGCCTCCATAGGAACGACGGATGATCTTAAATGGAGCCATATCATTATAAATATTATCCCACCTATTAATTGAAGAACTTCCTAGAAAGAGGACATCGCAAGATGTATCTTGCAGTTTCTTATTGGCTTCTTGATGTTCATCAAGCTCTTTTTGATAACGAGTGATCCACCTTAATGCATCAATATGTGTCAGTGGAAGATATTCTTTTAAGCAAACCGAATCTTGTGTATGTTGAGCAAATGCCTGTTGTGTAAAGTAGGGAATGCAGAATGATAAAAGTAGTATGATCGTTTTTCTTTTCATTATTAATTTTAAGAATATTACTATTTGTCTTTTTATTCATTGAAGCCTAACTTCTTAAGTCCCTGCTGCACGTCCGGATGACTCATAAAGAGCTTCCATAGCAAACCCGAGCGATGATTCTCGATCATTACGGCTATCGGCCCCTGATCTATGGCCAGATAGCGTTTTGGATACCAATTGGCAGTTTCGCTAAAAGCATCATAAAAGCCATATTTTCCGTAAACCTTATCACCCATAGTATAAAGATGACGCATTACCTTTAATGAATACTCGGGCGTATAAACGATGGAGGAAAGCGCAGCAGTGGGGGAGATCACTCCTAGGTCACTCGCTTCATTCGGCGCATGCGCAGCATATCCATCAACCGAATAGCTTGCTGTTAATCCCCAGCAATCATCGCCATATCCTTTGTAACTTTTAGGGTTACGAATGCAATAAGCCCGATTCACAAGCGTAAGATTCTTCATCTCATCAAAATAGGACGCATATTTATCTTTCAGGTTAGTCGGATTTAGTCCTAAGAAAGAATAATGTGCCCAAAATAACGGGCTTGCGTCAGTGCCTTGATAGCGCAATTGGAGTGGGATGCCTTCTACTTCGTGTGGCGATACAATAGCTCCGCTCTCGGCCCAACCTTCGTGATAAACTTCGGCCGGTACTCCGTGTGTAGGCGATGATGCAGCAAGCACATACATGATAAGGCACTCATTGTATCCTCGTACGGGGAAGTTCATCTCCCACGCATAGTCGGGACTCCAGTGCCAGTAGAGGACATTCTTTCCGTTGCGATACCAATCCCATTCCACTGCCTGCCAAATGTTGTCTATTCGTGCAGCCACAGCTTTTTCCTCTTCGCTTCCGTTAAGATAATATTGGTGTACAGCCAATAAACCTTGTATTAAAAAAGCTGTTTCGACTAAATCACCGCCATTGTCTTTCTGTCCGAAGGGCTTCACCTTTCCCGTTTCTCCATTCCACCAATGAGGAAAAGCGCCATGAAAACGGTCGGCTTTCTCTAAGAAGCCGACTATTTTATTCATCCTTTCCAATCCCTCTTGACGAGTTACATATCCACGGTCAATACCTGCCAGTATGGCCATGATACCAAAACCGCTTCCACCTGTCGTTACGATGTTTTTATCATTTTCCGGATAAATTCCGTCTACATGATAGCGTTCTCGAGCCATGCCACTGGTGGGTTCGGCTCCATCCCAGAAATAGTTGAATGTACTGCGTTGCACACTGTCCATCAGTGCATCGTCGGATAGTTCGGCCTCGGTGTTGTCGTCGGCTTTACTTCCTCCTTTGCAGGCTGTTGCAGCCAATACGATAAACAGAAGTATGAATTGTTTGAATAGGTTCATGGCTTTATCTTATTTATGGGTTAAGAGTAAAATGTGCTGTTTGCACATCACGACTATTGCCTCCAATCATCACATCAAAATCTCCCGGCTCGCACACAAACTGCAAGTCTTCATTGTAGAATTTAAGTAGCTCGGGTGTAATTTTGAAGGAAACCTCTTTTGACTCTCCTGCTTTCAGGGCTATTTTGTTGAATCCTTTAAGCTCTTTTACAGGGCGAGTGATGCTACCAACCAAGTCGCGTAGATAAAGTTGCACTACTTCGCTTCCTTCTTTGTCGCCTGTGTTGGTCACAGTTACAGTGGCCGTCAACTCTCCATTGCTATTCATTGTTGCCGAACTTAGTGAAACATTGCTATACTTAAAAGTGGTGTAGCTCAGTCCGTAACCGAAAGGATAAAGCGGATCGTTGCTTACATCCAGATAGTTGCTGCGGAATTTCTCGAACCAGTGACCTTCACCCAGTGGGCGACCGGTATTCTTATGGCTGTAATACAAAGGAAGCTGACCTACATTTTGAGGGAAAGTAGTTGTCAGTTTACCGCTAGGGTTTGCATCACCAAACAAAACATCACTGATGGCATAAGCAGCTTCGCTACCTCCAAACCAGACGTTCAGTATGGCCGGAACATGTTCGTTTTCCCATGTTAACACTACCGGTCGGCCGGTGAAAAGCACCAATACCACCGGTTTACCTGTTTTTAATAATTCCTTCAATAATGTGCGTTGCACATCCGGCATATCCAGATTGGTACGACTACTACTTTCACCACTCATCTCTGACGACTCGCCTAAAGCGGCAATGATAACATCCGCATTAGCTGATACTTTGAGCGCCTCGTCGAGCAACTCTTGACTTGTGCGATTGTCTCTGTTCAGGCTGCGCCCGAAGGTTGTTGCACGTTCCTCGTATGCGGCATCTTCCATCAGGTTACTGCCTTTCGCATACACCACGTTTGCTTTTTTGCCTAGTACCTCTTGCAGACCCTCTACCAATGAAGCCGATTTATCCAGTCGGGCTGCCACGCTCCAAGTGCCCGGCATATTCGAACGAGTATTCGCTAATGGTCCCACAACAGCAACCGTTCCCTGCTTGCGAAGAGGCAATGTATTCTTTTCGTTCTTGAGCAGAACAAAACTTTCGGTAGCTATCTTCCGAGCGATGGCACGATGCTCGGGCGTATAAATTTCCTTTGCAGGGCGTTTCACATCGCAATACTTATAAGGATCCTCAAAGAGTCCGAGTTTATACTTAGCCTCTAAGATACGGCGACAAGCCATATTGACTGTTTCCTCGGAAACCTTACCTTCCTGAATCGATTTCTTTATTGTGCCAATAAAACCATCACTGACCATATCCATGTCCGTACCCGCATTGAGCGCTCGTGCGGAAACTGTTTGTAAATCACCGATCCCATGGTTAACCATTTCAGAGATTCCAGTAAAGTCACTTACCACAAAACCATTGAAGCCCCATTGCTTGCGAAGTACATCCGTCAGTAACCACTTATTGGCTGTTGCCGGAACTCCATTTATCTCGTTAAAAGAGACCATTACACTTCCGGCACCAGCTTCAACGGCTGCTTTGTAAGGGAGCATATATTCATTAAACATACGGTTTTGACTCATGTCCACCGTATTATAATCACGTCCTGCTTCGGCTGCTCCGTAAAGAGCGAAATGCTTTACGCAAGCCATGATTTCATTCTTGTTTGCCATGCTGTTTCCCTGATATCCTTTTACCATGGCTTTGGCTATCTCGCCTCCTAAGAAGGGATCTTCCCCGCTACCTTCAGAAACCCGTCCCCAACGGGCATCTCTGCTTATATCCACCATTGGACTGAATGTCCAACTAATGCCGTCGGCGCTAGCCTCGGTCGCTGCAATGCGAGCCGATTGCTCAATGGCTGCCATGTTCCATGTGCAAGCCAGCCCTAATGGGATAGGAAATACCGTTTCATAGCCATGAACAACGTCCATGCCGAAGAGCAACGGAATACCTAGTCGGCTCTCTTTAATAGCCAACTTCTGTACATCTTTAATCTTTTCTACCCCTTTGAGATTGAATAATCCGCCTACCTGTCCTGTGCGAATCTTCTGTGCAACATCACTACTCTTAGCCTGCCCGGTAGTAATTTCACCACTTACCGGAAGATTGAGTTGTCCGATCTTCTCTTCCAACGTCATCTTCTTCATCAGATTGTCGATGAAGCGGTTCATGTCCTGTGGTGCTTTTTGAGCTTGTAGTGTCATCGTAGCAATTACCATCAAAAAAACGAAAACCTTACTTCTACTTGAAAACTTTTTCATAACGGGTTCTTTAATTATGATTTATCTTATCTGTTCGCCTGCTCTAATCTTTTGGGAGATCATTCACATAGATAAATAAACATCGGAGATAAAAAAATGTTAGAGGGACGCAGGATCATGTCAAGAGTCCCTCTAACGATGTTAGTTAATTAGCATAGTCAGGATTTTGAACTAATACTCCTTTCGATTTATCAACCTCTGTTTGAGGGAGAGGTAAGTATTTGTTTTTATCCTGATAGTTTGTCTTGCCTGCGGCGTGGAGTACGTCGGCTGCGATGCCCCAACGTACCAGATCATAGAAGCGATCAGGTTCCAGCCCCAATTCTACACGGCGCTCGTGGCGAATGGCATTACGGACTTCATTTTGATCTGTAGTTGTTACCTTGGGTAAAATATTGGCATTTCCACTCCGAGCACGGAATCGGACCATCTCTAAGTCAGTCAATGCTTCGGATGGACGTCCTAGCTCATTGGATGCTTCTGCTGCCATTAGTACAACATCAGCATATCGGATTAGGCGGATATTTACCCAATAACCGCCGTTGCTAAATGTAGCACGTTTGGCCGGATCTGTATATGCTTTTTTGTTGAAATAAGCACCGTCTGCAGATGATACAGGTGACTCTCCGTAAGGCTTGTTGGTGTTTGCTTCGGTAATAGGATCGGTTTCCGATTTCCTGAAATATAGAAGTGTGGCATCCTTTCTGGGATCGCCTGCTTCAAAGGCCTTGCCCATTTCTGTAGTAGCCATGTGCCAGCCCCATCCGAGATTCCATTGACCCGATCCACGAACGCCTTGTACTTCACTGAACTGACTACCGATGCTTGAACTGTTGGGAAGAGATGCTGTAGCGAGGCATTGAAGTTCAAATACTGATTCGCTACTATTCTCCCCTTCGTCGGTGAAGATCTTGTCGTACGGAGTATTCAAATCATAAAGCCCTGAATTCATTACATCTGTAGCTGCTGCATGCATGTTTGTCCAATCACTACGCATCATGTAGGTTCGGGCATGAAGTGCACGTGCTGCTCCCCATGTCAATCGTCCTTTGTATTCAGCCGGCCATTCTCTTGGTAGTCGTCTTTCCGCTTCTGCAAGATCTGCGTCAATCTGTTTGTAGATTTCAGAAATACTTGTCTTTGGGATATTAGCTTGTGAACTCTCTGTGATGTTGAAAGTGATTAAAGGAACTTCACCGAAAGCCCTTACCAAATTGAAGTAAGCATAAGCACGGAAGAATGAAACTTCTCCTTTGTTGATATTTGTATTTAGTGTGTCAGATAATACAACGGTTTCAATTGTATGTAGTACCGAATTACATTGGTGGATAATGGTATAATTTTGGTTCCAATAAGCACCTAACACTCCATTGCTGGCTGTATAGACAAAATCGTCAAACATAGCCGCTTGGTCAGCCCCATCAGAGGCACTACTTCCTTTCTCGGAATCTTCCGAGCGAAAGTTGTGAATGGCAAAAGCGGGAATGCCTGCAGTAATATTATAACTACGCATCATGCTATAAACACTGAATACTCGTCCCTGTAAACTACCACCGGGAGCATCGTCTGCGGTGGTCTGCCCTAGCGGACTACGATCTAAGAAATCGCTGCATCCTGTAAAGCTAAGTGCTAAAGAGGTTGCTATTATTGATAGAATATATTTACTTTGTTTCATGGTTCTATTTATTTAGAAAGTAAGATTTACGCCAAATGTATAAACCGCAGGCATTGGATAACTACCACCATCTACTCCAAATGCTGTAGCAGAACCTCCCAATTCAGGAGTGTATCCGGTATTGTTTTTCCAAGTCTTTAAATTTTGTGCATTCACATAAAGTTTTAGTGCTTGTAAGTGAATCTTTTGGAGCAACTCTTTGTCAAAGCTATAAGCTAACTGTATGTTTCTGATTCTTAAGAAACTGCCGTCTTCAATATAATAATCGGAATTCAGATTATTGATCGTGTGCTTTGTATTAAGAAGGGGTTCGCTATTTGAGGTCCCTTCACCATGCCAACGATTCATACGGGCAGACATATAATTGAATTGAGACCAATTGTAATTATCCCATGTACGGTAAATTTCATTTCCGTGTTGCCCCATCATGTCCATACTTAAATCGAAGTTCTTGTATGATACTCCCAGCGAAAGGCCATAAGTAAAGTCTGGAGTAGGATTACCAATCATGGTACGGTCTGCTGTTGTTATCTGTTTGTCACCATCGACATCAACAAACTTTAAATCTCCCGGTGTAACTGTTGCTAATGTGTTTTTTGGTGAATTAGCTATATCACTAGCCGATTGATAAACGCCATCAACTTTATAACCATAAAAGTATCCAATTGGGTACCCACCCGTTGTATAACTTTGACTTTTATCTCCATCGATAATAGAGTAACCTTCTTGGTAAAGATTGACCACTTTATTTTTTATTGTTGCTAGGTTACCACTGATGTTGTATCCCCAATCACCGATTTGATCTCTCCAGCTAATAGCCATTTCCACACCTTTGTTCTCAATTTCTCCTAGGTTGCCAACACCAGGTATGCTTCCTGAAATGCCCTTTACTTGGGCTAACAAGTCTTTGGTATTTTTCTTGTAATATACACCTTCAAAATGTAGACGGTTACGAAGCATATTGGCTTCAAACCCGGCTTCCCATGCTTCTATTTTTTCCCATCGCAGTTTTGGGTCAGGTGTGTATTCTGGACTATAACCAGGGTAAGCAATTGATCCGAATGGAGTGGAAGAAGTATTTAAGTATAAGGGTTCTGCCGGATATGCTTTACCCATGCTTTGATTACCGAGTGTTCCCCATGAACCTTTTATTTTTAACATGTCGAAGAAGTGTTGCTCTTTCATAAAGTTCTCTTCAGACATTAACCAACCTCCACCAACAGAGTAGAAATTTTGCCATTGTTGCCCTGTGTATGAGAATGCGGAAGAACCGTCACGACGAAATGAACCGTTGAAAAGATACTTCCCTTTATAATTGTAGATTACACGTGCTAGTGCCGACATGGTAGAACGTTCCCATTGGTCGCTCCCGTTTGTAGCTGCTCCGGCATCTCCAATACTCAAATACCATTTATCCGGATTGTTGGCTATTGCAAGAGTTCCCTCTTTACGTGAACCTTCTATTTTGCCTAATTCATTGTAGTAGGTGGTAAATCCTGCCATGGCAGTTAAGTTATGTTCGCCGAAACTATTGGCATAAGTTAGCAAATAATCACTTTGCACCTTTACCTCATTTTGCTTGAATTGGCTGATTGCTGTTTTTTTACTTCCTAGAGTTTCGATTTTACCTGCAACACTTGCATCGTATACCCGCAAAATCGGTGTATAGGTGCGGCTGCTATTAGAGGCGTAATCGACAGAATACATCGTTTTGAAGGTGAAATGTTTCAGGAAGTTTAATTCAGCGTAAATATTACCTGCACCACGATAGTTTTCAGCTCGGGTGGTGTTCGCTTTTAAATTGACATCAACCATTGGGTTATCAATCTGTCCCTTTTGAAAATTGGGGAGTGAGGCGTACAACTGATACTCGTCGTTGAAAACCGGAGCTACGGGAGCAGAGCGTATAGCATTGATCACATTTTTAGCATCGGTAGGCAAGATCCGTGCTCCATTAAATTGGAATCCGACTTTCAGATACTCTTTTACTTTATAGTCATTGCTTACATTGATGGTGAGTTTACTGAACTTCTCGTGGAGTATGTTTCCTTGTTCAGAGGTGTAACCCACACCCATGTAGAAACTATGTTTGTTCGAAGCACCGGTAATGCTAATGTTATTGTTTGTCATAAATCCAGTTTGGAAGATTTCGTCTTGCCAATTGGTATCAGCATTCCAATTACTGAAATCGAACAAAGGATTACCTTGGTTGCCTAGCTGCTCGTTGTATAATTCTTTAAATCCTGCAGCATCCACCATATCTATTTTATCAACAACTTTCTTCCATCCGAAAGAACTGTTGATATTAACTAGTGTTTGTCCGTCTTTAGCTCTTTTAGTTGTTACGATGATTACACCATTGGCTCCTCGTACACCGAAGATAGCTAATGAAGAGGGATCTTTCAATATTTCCATGGATTCAATGTCCGATGGATTGAGGAAGTTGATATTATCATTGAACAATCCATCGACAATATAGAGTGGTGTGTAACCATTAATAGAGTTTGTTCCGCGAATACGTATTTCCGGGTCGGCTCCTGCGCGACCAGAATTTACGACCTGTACGCCGGCAATCTTTCCTTGTAAAGAAGATAGCGGATTAGTACTGGGCTTATTGGCGATTTCTTCTCCTTTGATATTGGTAATGGATCCCGTGAGGTCTCTTTTTCTTGCACTACCGTAGCCGATTACAACTGTTTCAGTTAAAACAGTAACATCATCTTTCAGTGTTACATTGATGGTAGTTTCTGTCCCGACTTGGATCACTTGTTTAGCCATTCCTACATAAGAAAACTCGAGTTTAGCTCCCGGGGCAACAGAAAGAATATAGTGGCCGTCTAAGTCAGTGATAACTCCGTTTGAAGTGCCTTGCACTACTACAGATACTCCAATTAGAGGCTCATTGTGTTGATCAATCACTTTACCACTCACACTCTTGTTTTGAGCCAGAATAGGTAAGGTCATTATAAACATACAGGTCAGGAAAGTCAGACTTCGTAGCCATGATATGGCATTCTTCGTTTGAAGAGGTTTTAGAGGTTTGTTCTTCATTGCATTAAGTTTTTAACAAATGTTTTTTCTTCTGTTCTATGAATCGATCTTCTTTATATCTTCTTGATTGTTCCTTTTTTCTTTCTAAGTACAAAGCATAAAACCGGGCCCTTGATCTTTGCTATGTCATCTGATTCAAAAAGAAACTTTCTCAATAAAGTAAAGTCGCTTGAACGTTCGCAAATGTATAGACAGAAACAAACAAACAAGAAAATAGACGTTCATCACAAATACACTGCCTCTATATTTAACATTCAATGGAATACACTTTTCCCTCTCAAAAATGTGTATTCCATTGTAAATCAATTCAATAAGACGTGACTATTCTATCTCTAGAAAGTAT contains these protein-coding regions:
- a CDS encoding outer membrane beta-barrel family protein codes for the protein MKNKKLLLLLMLIVSSVAYSQTPAPLSYTIKGVLIDSLTQEVEPYATIKIVKKEAPGKAVRMAITDINGKFKEKLANAGIYQITITSTGKKPIIKEFTLKAGEKIFDFGTLYTSEATNELKGIEVIAQKPLVKVDIDKIEYNIQDDPDSKTNSVLEMLRKVPLVTVDGEDNIKVNGSSSFKVHVNGKPNNMMSNNPKEVLKSMPANSIKYIEVITNPGAKYDAEGVGGILNIVTVGTGFEGYTVTISGNAGNTGAGGSVYGTVKKNKLTVTGNYSYSLNDYPASYSNTQRDDYSAKTKLNSSSKNSNDGSFQNGNLEASYEIDTLRLITLSFGMYGGGNDGTGGGLTELTGATNSSIYDYNMNSKYDNSWYSIRGNIDYQRLFKVKDRMLTFSYKIDTEPEISDSHSRYTDRHIPDEYLQLLNLHDQRTDGKTNTTEHTFQIDYTTPVGKLHTIESGAKYIIRNNTSDNKFYLADSGSDDYSYNESRSSKYEHLNNILAAYAGYTFKYKNFSAKTGVRYEHTLQDVSYLVGTGKDFKVNFDDVVPSASVGLKIGQTQNIRAGYNMRIWRPSIYFLNPYVDKSNPTSISYGNPELQSEKSHSFNLSYSSFTAKFNLNLTLRHSFNNNGIESYSFLENGILNSTYKNIGKSKNTGISLYANWNASSMTRIYMNASGGYSDYRSPAQGLKNYGWDGFAYGGIQQTFPLDIRVSLNLMGATPRTTLQGSGSGFYDYGLSVNKSFLDKRLTVSAFANNFLKKYLSNTSRIESETFLQRSESRYSRQRLGVSVSYRIGELTASVKKAARSINNDDVKSGEGGGEGGTTK
- a CDS encoding GDSL-type esterase/lipase family protein; the encoded protein is MKRKTIILLLSFCIPYFTQQAFAQHTQDSVCLKEYLPLTHIDALRWITRYQKELDEHQEANKKLQDTSCDVLFLGSSSINRWDNIYNDMAPFKIIRRSYGGAAIRDMLYYYDIIARGFHPRTIVLYVENDLNGSQEDLSIGDTYDFIRIFIARLQRDYPSVPIYMLSFKPSYARTQMLAKQKIINVLLKEYASQTSGVDYVDVSSCMYDENGVLRKNIFKEDNLHMNQKGYDLWTAILKPRLIKSVKESTL
- a CDS encoding glucoamylase family protein, giving the protein MNLFKQFILLFIVLAATACKGGSKADDNTEAELSDDALMDSVQRSTFNYFWDGAEPTSGMARERYHVDGIYPENDKNIVTTGGSGFGIMAILAGIDRGYVTRQEGLERMNKIVGFLEKADRFHGAFPHWWNGETGKVKPFGQKDNGGDLVETAFLIQGLLAVHQYYLNGSEEEKAVAARIDNIWQAVEWDWYRNGKNVLYWHWSPDYAWEMNFPVRGYNECLIMYVLAASSPTHGVPAEVYHEGWAESGAIVSPHEVEGIPLQLRYQGTDASPLFWAHYSFLGLNPTNLKDKYASYFDEMKNLTLVNRAYCIRNPKSYKGYGDDCWGLTASYSVDGYAAHAPNEASDLGVISPTAALSSIVYTPEYSLKVMRHLYTMGDKVYGKYGFYDAFSETANWYPKRYLAIDQGPIAVMIENHRSGLLWKLFMSHPDVQQGLKKLGFNE
- the bglX gene encoding beta-glucosidase BglX gives rise to the protein MVIATMTLQAQKAPQDMNRFIDNLMKKMTLEEKIGQLNLPVSGEITTGQAKSSDVAQKIRTGQVGGLFNLKGVEKIKDVQKLAIKESRLGIPLLFGMDVVHGYETVFPIPLGLACTWNMAAIEQSARIAATEASADGISWTFSPMVDISRDARWGRVSEGSGEDPFLGGEIAKAMVKGYQGNSMANKNEIMACVKHFALYGAAEAGRDYNTVDMSQNRMFNEYMLPYKAAVEAGAGSVMVSFNEINGVPATANKWLLTDVLRKQWGFNGFVVSDFTGISEMVNHGIGDLQTVSARALNAGTDMDMVSDGFIGTIKKSIQEGKVSEETVNMACRRILEAKYKLGLFEDPYKYCDVKRPAKEIYTPEHRAIARKIATESFVLLKNEKNTLPLRKQGTVAVVGPLANTRSNMPGTWSVAARLDKSASLVEGLQEVLGKKANVVYAKGSNLMEDAAYEERATTFGRSLNRDNRTSQELLDEALKVSANADVIIAALGESSEMSGESSSRTNLDMPDVQRTLLKELLKTGKPVVLVLFTGRPVVLTWENEHVPAILNVWFGGSEAAYAISDVLFGDANPSGKLTTTFPQNVGQLPLYYSHKNTGRPLGEGHWFEKFRSNYLDVSNDPLYPFGYGLSYTTFKYSNVSLSSATMNSNGELTATVTVTNTGDKEGSEVVQLYLRDLVGSITRPVKELKGFNKIALKAGESKEVSFKITPELLKFYNEDLQFVCEPGDFDVMIGGNSRDVQTAHFTLNP
- a CDS encoding RagB/SusD family nutrient uptake outer membrane protein, which codes for MKQSKYILSIIATSLALSFTGCSDFLDRSPLGQTTADDAPGGSLQGRVFSVYSMMRSYNITAGIPAFAIHNFRSEDSEKGSSASDGADQAAMFDDFVYTASNGVLGAYWNQNYTIIHQCNSVLHTIETVVLSDTLNTNINKGEVSFFRAYAYFNLVRAFGEVPLITFNITESSQANIPKTSISEIYKQIDADLAEAERRLPREWPAEYKGRLTWGAARALHARTYMMRSDWTNMHAAATDVMNSGLYDLNTPYDKIFTDEGENSSESVFELQCLATASLPNSSSIGSQFSEVQGVRGSGQWNLGWGWHMATTEMGKAFEAGDPRKDATLLYFRKSETDPITEANTNKPYGESPVSSADGAYFNKKAYTDPAKRATFSNGGYWVNIRLIRYADVVLMAAEASNELGRPSEALTDLEMVRFRARSGNANILPKVTTTDQNEVRNAIRHERRVELGLEPDRFYDLVRWGIAADVLHAAGKTNYQDKNKYLPLPQTEVDKSKGVLVQNPDYAN